One genomic region from Bactrocera tryoni isolate S06 chromosome 3, CSIRO_BtryS06_freeze2, whole genome shotgun sequence encodes:
- the LOC120772350 gene encoding general odorant-binding protein 99a, with amino-acid sequence MKYIVAVLLAALVAMAAAEEYKIRNQDDLLKARKECMEAKKVPTEHIEKFKKFEFPDDEVTRCYIECIFNKFQLFSPTEGFKTQNLIAQLGQNKENKDAVKADIEKCADKNEQKSDSCTWAYRGFKCFISKNLPLVQESLKKN; translated from the exons atgaaatacatCGTCGCTGTTTTACTCGCCGCATTGGTGGCTATG GCCGCTGCCGAGGAGTACAAGATACGCAATCAGGATGATTTGTTGAAGGCGCGCAAAGAATGCATGGAAGCGAAGAAGGTGCCCACCGAACACATTGAGAAGTTCAAGAAATTCGAATTTCCCGATGATGAGGTGACGCGCTGCTATATTGAGTGCATCTTCAACAAATTCCAACTCTTCAGCCCCACCGAAGGTTTCAAAACACAAAATCTGATTGCACAACTCGGCCAAAATAAGGAGAATAAGGACGCTGTGAAGGCTGATATTGAGAAGTGCGCCGATAAGAATGAACAGAAATCAGACTCATGCACATGGGCATATCGTGGATTCAAGTGCTTCATCAGTAAGAATTTACCGCTGGTGCAGGAAAGCCTCAAGAAGAATTAA